The proteins below are encoded in one region of Gallus gallus isolate bGalGal1 chromosome 12, bGalGal1.mat.broiler.GRCg7b, whole genome shotgun sequence:
- the PDE12 gene encoding 2',5'-phosphodiesterase 12: MWRGLRAALGWLSRLGGGGVPPGAMEPAERAVVRCVPSEPKLSLQLVLPDGSARYMQRDQAEPLGRALARLATNAAKGRAKAGKKSKKPRAEDGEAGEAELPEVRLFSRDGRAVSEEVPNAAAWQDGAVLQVGAARYRVERNPPALTELRLPRSLLAGFPVCPKVSAEFAAPQHCLFRWYRERRPRGDGEGPAWEEEREPEGGERVFTPSNALVGLRLKLRCTPGDGTRRFGAPREVESSGPVEAGPGVCTFDARHLYTRKVCGRGSVRAVSYNILADAYAQTEFSRTVLYPYCAPYALEVDYRQNLLKKELAGYNADLICLQEVDKSVFADSLAPALDAFGLEGLFKIKEKQHEGLATFYRRDKFSLLSRHDITFSEALLSEPLHAELRDRLGRYPAVRDKVLQRSSVLQVSVLQSETDPSRKLCVANTHLYWHPKGGNIRLIQIAVALSHIKYVACDLYPNIPLIFCGDFNSTPSSGTYGFINTGGIAEDHEDWASNGEEERCNMPLSHPFKLQSACGEPAYTNYVGGFYGCLDYVFIDQNALEVEQVIPLPSHEEVTTHQALPSVSHPSDHIALVCDLKWK, translated from the exons ATGTGGCGCGGGTTGCGCGCCGCCCTCGGCTGGCTGAGCCGCCTGGGCGGCGGCGGGGTTCCGCCCGGCGCTATGGAGCCCGCGGAGCGCGCCGTGGTGCGCTGCGTGCCGTCCGAACCCAAGCTGAGCCTGCAGCTCGTGCTTCCCGACGGCAGCGCGCGGTACATGCAGCGGGACCAGGCGGAGCCGTTGGGCCGGGCGCTGGCCCGCCTCGCCACCAACGCCGCAAAGGGCCGCGCTAAGGCGGGCAAGAAGAGCAAGAAGCCGCGGGCGGAGGACGGCGAGGCGGGCGAGGCCGAGCTGCCGGAGGTGCGGCTCTTCTCCCGAGACGGGCGGGCGGTGTCCGAGGAGGTGCCGAACGCGGCGGCCTGGCAGGACGGCGCCGTGCTGCAGGTCGGGGCCGCGCGGTACCGCGTGGAGCGCAACCCGCCCGCGCTCACCGAGCTGCGGCTGCCGCGCTCGCTGCTGGCCGGCTTCCCCGTGTGCCCCAAGGTGAGCGCCGAGTTCGCCGCCCCGCAGCACTGCCTGTTCCGCTGGTACCGCGAGCGGCGGCCCCGGGGCGACGGGGAGGGCCCGGCCTGGGAAGAGGAGCGGGAGCCGGAGGGCGGCGAGCGCGTCTTCACGCCCTCCAACGCTCTGGTGGGGCTGCGGCTGAAGCTGCGCTGCACGCCGGGGGACGGCACGAGGCGCTTCGGGGCGCCCCGCGAGGTGGAGAGCAGCGGCCCCGtggaggccgggccgggcgtCTGCACCTTCGATGCGCGGCACCTCTACACGCGGAAGGTGTGCGGCCGCGGCTCCGTGCGCGCCGTCTCCTACAACATCCTGGCCGACGCCTACGCCCAGACCGAGTTCTCCCGCACCGTGCTGTACCCGTACTGCGCCCCGTACGCGCTGGAGGTCGACTACCGGCAGAACCTGCTGAAGAAGGAGCTGGCCGGCTACAACGCCGACCTCATCTGCCTGCAGGAGGTGGACAAATCCGTCTTCGCGGACAGCCTGGCCCCGGCTCTGGATGCGTTCGGGCTCGAGGGGCTGTTCAAGATCAAGGAGAAGCAGCACGAGGGCCTGGCCACGTTCTACCGCAGGGACAAGTTCAGCCTCCTGAGCCGGCACGACATCACGTTCAGTGAGGCGCTGCTGTCGGAGCCGCTGCACGCGGAGCTGCGTGACAGGCTGGGCCGGTACCCCGCCGTGCGGGATAAGGTGCTGCAGAGATCGTCTGTGCTGCAG GTTTCAGTTCTTCAGTCTGAAACTGATCCTTCCAGGAAGCTTTGTGTAGCTAACACCCATCTCTACTGGCATCCAAAAG GTGGGAACATCCGTCTCATCCAAATTGCTGTAGCTTTGTCTCACATCAAGTATGTAGCATGTGACTTGTATCCTAATATACCACTCATATTCTGTGGAGACTTTAATAGTACACCATCATCTGGAACTTACGGTTTTATTAACACCGGTGGCATTGCTGAAGATCACGAAGATTGGGCCTCTaatggagaagaggaaaggtgCAATATGCCTCTAAGCCATCCTTTCAAACTGCAGAGTGCTTGTGGAGAACCTGCGTACACAAACTATGTTGGTGGGTTTTATGGATGTCTGGACTACGTTTTCATTGACCAAAATGCCCTGGAAGTTGAACAGGTCATTCCATTGCCAAGTCATGAAGAAGTAACGACCCATCAGGCTTTGCCAAGCGTTTCACATCCTTCGGATCATATAGCACTCGTATGTGACTTAAAGTGGAAATAG